CGTCCAGCCGGGGGCCTGAGCGCCCTCGGCGGTGCCGATCAGCGCGGGCGTGTCGGAGCCGGAGGTCGTGCCGGTGGCCGGGGTGCCGGGCTCCTTGGGCTCGACGGGCGGCTTCGCGGCCTTCTCGTCGTCCTTCTTCCCGTCCTTGGCGTCCCCGGCCTCGTCGCCCCGTGCCGCGGTGGTGAGCGCCGCCTCGCCCTTCTCGTCGGCGCCCTTCGTGACGGGCGTGAAGGAGGTGTACCGGGTCTCGGCGAGGTCGGAGGTGCTGGGCGCGGGGCAGAGCAGGCTGGTGCGCTCCACGGGCAGCCGGGCGGCCGGCGCGTCGGTGCCGGAACCGGAGACGTCCGGGGTGGCGACCGCCGCGAACCCGGTGACGGCGGCGAGCGCGGCCGCGCAGGCGATCAGGGACAGGGTCGTGCGCTTCACTGCTGGCTCCCGTCGGGACGCTCACTGCCCGTGCCGTGGGGGTGGTGGGGCTGGGAGGGGTCGTACGGCGCGTCGTAGCCGCCCTGGCCATACGCCTGGTCGTTGCCGCCCTGGCCGTACGCCTGGTCGTAGGCGGGGTCGTAACCGCCCTCCTGGGGCTGGGCCTGCGCCTGCTCGCCGTAGGCGTACGGGGCGTGCTGGTCCGGCTCGTACGGGGCGCCGCGGCCGTCCTGGTAGGCGCCCGCGGGGTAGGGCTCCTGCTGGTACGGGTCCCCCTGCTGGTACGGCTGCTGCGCGTAGGCGCCCTGGTCGTACTGCTGCTGGGTGCCGCCCTGGTACTGCTCCTGGCCGTAGGCGTCGTAGGTGCCGTACTCGGTCTGGTACCCCGTCGAGTCCCACTCGCCGTACGCCGGCTGCTGCGGGACCGGCGCCGGGGGCGCCGGTGGCGCCGCGGGGGGTTCGGGCACCTCGGGGGCGCCGTCCGCCGGTGCGGCCGGCGTCTCCGTGTCCGTCCCGGCCTCCGCCTCCGCCTCCGCCTGGGCGCGCAGTCGCCGGGCACGACGTCCCTCGCCCTCCAGGGCCTCGGCGGGGATCAGCGGCTCCTCGGGCAGGTCGTCGTCGACGTCGCGGCGCCTGCCGGGCAGCGCGAGGACGACCAGGACCACGGCGAGCAGGCCCTGGGCCCACAGCCAGACGGTGTGGGTGAACGGGTCGTCGTAGGTGACGTCCAGTCTGCCGCCGGAGGCGGGGAGTTCGAAGCCCTGGGCCCAGCCGTCGACCGTGGTGCGGCTGAGCGGCTTGCCGTCCAGGGTGGCGGTCCAGCCCTCGGCCGCGGTGTCGGCGAGGCGCAGCACGCGGCCGTCGGGGCCCGGTTCGATGTCGGTGTGGATGTCGACCGGTCCGGCCGCCACGGGCTGGGGTTCGTCGGTGGCGGAGTCGCCGCCCGACACGATGGTCGCGCGGGCGACCTCCTGATCCACCCGCCACAGTCCGCTGCCGTCCTGCTGGCTGAGCCTGCTCAGGCCGGGGGTGGCGTCCAGGACCCGGGTGACCTCGCGGGGCGCGCCCTTGTGCACGAGCACGTAGCGCACGGCGAAGCCGCCGAGCTGGTCCGCCTGGTCCGCGCCGGAGCCGGCCACCAGGTTGGCGACGATCTTGTCGAGGGTGCTGTTCTCGCCGTCCCCGGCGGCCAGTTCGCCGTCGCCGAGGCGGGCTCCGGAGCCGCGGACCAGCATGTATCCGACGTGGGCGGTGGAGTCGCTGTCGAGGACGAGGGTGCGGGCCTGGTCGCGGGTGCGGCTCTCCTCGGCGACGAACGCGGGCACCTGTGCGGGGTCGCGTCGCTCGACGGGGCCGTCGGCGCCCCCGATCATCCACCCGGTGGCGGCGATCAGCGGGCCGACGGCCGAGGCGAGGGCGATCAGCGCGGCGACGGGCTGGCGCCAGCCGAAGCTCTGCTCGGCGACGCGGGAGCGGGCTCCGTCGGCGCCGAGGGTCGCGGCGGCCAGCAGGGCGATGCCGTAGACGAGGGTGGCGGGGCCGGCCCAGGTGGAGCGGTTGGAGAGGACCGCGAAGACGAAGCCGGCCACGGCCACCGCCCACGCGGCCCGGATGCCCACCTGCCGCTCGGAGCGCAGCAGGGCGGCCAGCGCGGCCAGCACGATGCCGATGAGGACCAGCCCGCCGACCGTTCCCGGGCCGCCGGGGCTCGCGCCGAGCAGGTCGAGGGCGGAGGCGGCCGACGAGCCGTAGTCCAGCCCGGCCTCGTCGAAGAAGCCGAGGGGCAGCAGCGACAGCGACCAGGGCGCGAGCAGCAGCAGGGGGGTGCCGAGCTGGGCGAGGAAGCGCAGTCCGTACGCGGTGATCTCGCCGCGGCGCAGGGCCAGGACCCCGAGGCCGAGGAGGAGCGCGAGTGGCCACACGACGGGCGTGAAGGCGGTGGTGACCGTCAGCAGCAGCGCGTACGCCCAGGTGGCGCGCCAGCTGCCGCGGGCGCCGGACGTGCTCGTCAGGCCGGCCGCCGCGACGCCCGCGCGGGCGATGAGCGGCAGCAGCACGGCGAGGACGGCGGTGCCGATGCGGCCCCCGGCGAGGGCGCCGGTGACGGCGGGCAGGAAGGCGTAGGCGACGGCCGCCCACGCGCGCAGCAGCCGGGACATGACCAGCGGCCGGGACGCGAAGTACGCGGTGGCGCCGGCCAGGGGCACCGAGCCGACCAGCAGCAGGGTGACGGCGGTGCCGGTCGAGCCGAGCAGCGCGGAGGCCAGTGCCGCCAGGATCGCGAGATAGGGCGGGGCGGAGGCGGTGCCGCCGGTACCGACCGTGTGCCAGGCGTCCGCGTAGCGCGACCACAGCTCGCCGGCGTCGGCCGGGGCGGGCAGCAGCGCGCCGCCCGCGAGGGCGCCGCCGCCGACGAGGGCGCGGCAGGCGGCGAGGGAGGCGAGCAGCAGGATCAGGAAGAGCACCGGGCCGGGCTTGCGGGCGATGCGCTTGAGGCGGGCGAACTGCTCGATCTCCAGGAAGTCGGCGTCGTCGCCGCCCGGTCCGGACTCGATGCCGCCGCCGTGCCGTCCGGCGCCCGCGGCGGTCTCGGCCTCGGAGCTGCCGACGAGGTTGCCCGCGACCTGTTCGACGGTGACGCGGATGGTCGCGCCGGGGGGCGGGAACAGGGGGCGCAGTTCGTCCTTCTCGACCTGCGGGCGGCCGCGTTCACGCCGGGCGGCGATGATGCGCTCGGGGCGCAGCAGCACGCCCAGCAGGCCCCGGATCTCGTCGAGTGCCTGCCCGGGCACCTTGCCGACGAGATAGGCGAGGGTGCGCAGCAGCGTGCCGAGGACGATGCGCAGCAGCACCCAGGGCAGAGCGGCCGTACGGACGTTGACGAGGAGGGTGTGGACGGCGCCGGCCTTGTCCACCTTGTGCGGGGAGGCCGCGGTGCGGCCCGCGCAGTCGACGGCACGGCGCTCGCGGGAGGCCGCCTCGGCGTGGCGGACGACCGCCTCGGGGGCGATGAGGACGCGCAGTCCGGCGGCGTGCGCACGCCAGCACAGGTCGACGTCGTCGCGCATCAGGGGCAGCCGGCGGTCGAACCCGCCGAGCCGCTCGAAGACATCACGCCGGATCAGCATGCCGGCGGTGGAGACCGACAGGACGGGCCGGACGTGGTCGTGCTGTCCCTGGTCCTGTTCGCGGCGGTCCAGGCCGGTCCAGCGGCGGCCGGAGTTGGCGATGGAGACGCCGACCTCCAGCAGTTGCCGGCGGTCGTACCAGCCGCGGAGCTTGGGGCCGACGACGGCGACGTCGTCGCGGCCGAGTTCGTACTCGGTGTCCACGACGCGCAGCAGCTGGGCCAGGGCGTCGGGTTCGGGGGCGCAGTCGTCGTGCAGCAGCCACAGCCACTGGACCGGCTCGCCGTGGGGCAGTTCGGGCAGGTCGTAGGCGTCGTCGCGCCAGGTGCGCGTGACGGGGTCCCAGCCGCTGGGCCGCTTCAGGTACGGCAGGTCCTCCGGGGTGAGGACGGGGACGGTGCGGGCCGCCTCCTCCACGGCCTGGCCGAAGCCGGTGCGCCGGGCGAGGTGCAGCACGTGGTCGCCGCCGAGGGCTTCGCCGACCAGACGGGCCGAGTCGTCGGCGCTGCCGGTGTCGGCGGCCACGGCGTACTGGACGGGGCGCTCCTGGCCGAGCAGCCCGGCGAGCGCGTCGGGCAGCCAGCGGGCTCCGTCGTGGGCGACGAGGACCGCGGTCACGACGTGGCGCGGGAACTCAGGTGTGGCAGCGAGGTCTTGCTGGGCTGCCGTGTGACTCTGCACGGACATCGAGGTACGGGCCCCGGTTCGGTGGACTGCGGTGGACGCCCGTGCCGGTGGGGAGTGGCGGGGCGTCTCGGACGAGCGCCCACACTATCGGCTGGACGGCAAGAGGGCCCGCCGCCTGTGGACAACCCACCTGCGAGGGGCCGTTCCCGCTGGTCCCGCCGTTCGCGCCGGTTCTGGCGCCTCGTCAGATGGCGGCCTTCTTCAGCCGGCGGCGCTCCCTCTCGGACAGGCCGCCCCAGATGCCGAACCGCTCGTCGTTGGCGAGGGCGTACTCGAGGCATTCGGAGCGGACCTCGCAGGCGAGGCAGACCTTCTTGGCCTCGCGGGTGGAGCCGCCCTTCTCGGGGAAGAAGGACTCGGGGTCGGTCTGGGCGCACAGTGCGCGCTCCTGCCAGCCGAGTTCCTCGTCCGCGTCGTCGACCAGCAGTTGCTGCACCAGCTCGGTCATGTGCGCCCCTCGTCTGTCTTCGCGTCCCCGTGATCCGGCCGTTACCGATTCCGGCTAAACGACACGAGTGAAATTACAAGTGTGCTGCTCCGGGCGAGTCAAGCCGAGATCTGCTATTGAGCCCCTTATTCACTCTGCGGAACCAAGGCAAAGCGGAAAGTGTTCAAATCGCCATAAACCTTGACATCCCGAAGAGGCCCGGCCGGGCACTCGACCCGCGCTCCGCTCGTACCGGGGAAGACGCCCTGGCGTTCGATCCCGTTCCGATACACGCGCCGAAGCGAACCTGATCACATTCGGGTCACAGGAGCACTACGGAGGTTGTGCGCCCGGCTTGTGCGCCATGTGTCCCGGGACCCCCCTGTGCAAACCTTCCCCCTGCAAGGTGAACCGGAAGTGGTGAACCATGTCCCACTTACCGGGCATCGAGTTGACAGTGCCGGTGTGAACCGGTGTCCTTGTGGGCATGCTCGCGAACTTGGCGCTCACCTCGACCCGCACCGCCGGGTCCCACGGTGCTGCCCGCGCTCGCTGTAGCTGTTGCCGCTGTTCCAGCTGTTGAGCCAACCGCGTTCCGGCTGTCCCCAGAGTCCACGCGACTCGACGCTCCATGTCCCGCCCCACCAGGGCGTTCTTGGTCATCCGTTCCACCCGCCGCACACTTCCGCCGAGGAACCACCGCACCCATGAACAGCGACAGCGACCTCCAGATCGCCGGCGACATCCTCGAAGTCCCCCACCTTCTCCAGGCACCCCGCGAGCACCCGGCCACCGTGGCCGAGTTCGCCGGGCTGGCCCGCTCCCTCGCCGACGACCGCTCCGAGTGGGAGCACCTCGTCCGGTACGACGCGACGACACGCTGGTACCACCGGCTGCGCACCGGCCCGGGCTACGAGGTGTGGCTGCTGTCCTGGGTGCCGGGACAGGGCAGCGGACGCCACGACCACGGCCCCTCCTCCGGCGTGTGGACCGTCCTGGAGGGGACCCTCACCGAGCACACGGAGCGCGGCACGCGCGCGTTGCGGGCCGGCACCCAGCGCGTGTTCGCACCCGGGCACGTGCACGAGGTCGTCAACGACGCGCTGGAGCCCGCGGTCAGCCTGCACGTCTACTACCCGGGCCTCACCGAGATGCCCATGCACGCCCCGCAGTGCTCGGCCGCCACGTCGCGGGACGCGGGCACCGGCGCCGTGACGACTGCCTGACGCGGTGTCGTACCCGCCTGCAAGACTGGGGCCATGCGCATTGTGGTTCTGGCAGGCGGCATCGGCGGTGCCCGGTTCCTGCGTGGTCTGAAGCAGGCCGCGCCCGACGCGGACATCACCGTCATCGGCAACACCGGGGACGACATCCACCTCTTCGGTCTGAAGGTCTGCCCGGACCTCGACACGGTGATGTACACGCTCGGCGGCGGCATCAACGAGGAGCAGGGCTGGGGGCGGGCCGACGAGACCTTCCACCTCAAGGAGGAGCTGGCGGCGTACGGCGTGGGGCCCGAGTGGTTCGGCCTCGGCGACCGCGACTTCGCCACGCACATCGTGCGGACGCAGATGATCACCGCGGGCTTCCCGCTCAGCGCGGTGACCGAGGCCCTCTGCGACCGCTGGAAGCCCGGGGTGCGCCTCATCCCGATGACCGACGACCGCGTGGAGACGCATGTCGCGGTCGAGCTGGAGGGGGAGCGCAAGGCGGTCCACTTCCAGGAGTACTGGGTACGGCTGCGCGCCTCCGTCCCCGCCGAGGCGGTCGTGCCGGTCGGCGCCGAGCAGGCCAAGCCGGCGCCGGGCGTCCTGGAGGCCATCGCCGAGGCGGACGTGATCCTCTTCCCGCCGTCCAACCCGGTGGTCTCCGTCGGCACCATCCTCGCCGTGCCCGGCATCCGGGAGGCGATCGCCGACGCCGGGGTGCCCGTGGTGGGCCTGTCCCCGATCGTGGGGGACGCGCCCGTGCGCGGGATGGCGGACAAGGTGCTCGCGGCGGTCGGCGTGGAGTCCACGGCGGCCGCGGTCGCCGAGCACTACGGCTCGGGGCTGCTCGACGGCTGGCTGGTCGACACGGTCGACGCCGAGGCCGTCACCCGCGTGAAGGCGGCCGGCATCCTCTGCCGCGCCGTACCGCTGATGATGACCGACCTCGACACCACGACACAGATGGCCCGGGAGGCGCTGGCGCTCGCCGAGGAGGTGCGGGAGGCATGAGCGACGGCACGCGCGAGGACGCCCTCGGCCGTCCGGAGGGCTACCGGGTGTGGGCCCTGCCCGGCCTGCCCGAGGTGCAGCCCGGCGACGACCTCGCCAAGCTGATCGCCGCGGCCGAGCCGGGGCTGGCCGACGGGGACGTGCTGCTCGTCACCTCCAAGATCGTGTCCAAGGCCGAGGGCCGCGTCGTACGGGCCGACGACCGGGAGGCCGCGATCGACGCGGAGACCGTGCGGGTGGTGGCCCGGCGCGGGCTGCTGCGCATCGTCGAGAACCGGCAGGGGCTGGTCATGGCGGC
The Streptomyces sp. NBC_01723 genome window above contains:
- a CDS encoding glycosyltransferase family 2 protein; protein product: MSVQSHTAAQQDLAATPEFPRHVVTAVLVAHDGARWLPDALAGLLGQERPVQYAVAADTGSADDSARLVGEALGGDHVLHLARRTGFGQAVEEAARTVPVLTPEDLPYLKRPSGWDPVTRTWRDDAYDLPELPHGEPVQWLWLLHDDCAPEPDALAQLLRVVDTEYELGRDDVAVVGPKLRGWYDRRQLLEVGVSIANSGRRWTGLDRREQDQGQHDHVRPVLSVSTAGMLIRRDVFERLGGFDRRLPLMRDDVDLCWRAHAAGLRVLIAPEAVVRHAEAASRERRAVDCAGRTAASPHKVDKAGAVHTLLVNVRTAALPWVLLRIVLGTLLRTLAYLVGKVPGQALDEIRGLLGVLLRPERIIAARRERGRPQVEKDELRPLFPPPGATIRVTVEQVAGNLVGSSEAETAAGAGRHGGGIESGPGGDDADFLEIEQFARLKRIARKPGPVLFLILLLASLAACRALVGGGALAGGALLPAPADAGELWSRYADAWHTVGTGGTASAPPYLAILAALASALLGSTGTAVTLLLVGSVPLAGATAYFASRPLVMSRLLRAWAAVAYAFLPAVTGALAGGRIGTAVLAVLLPLIARAGVAAAGLTSTSGARGSWRATWAYALLLTVTTAFTPVVWPLALLLGLGVLALRRGEITAYGLRFLAQLGTPLLLLAPWSLSLLPLGFFDEAGLDYGSSAASALDLLGASPGGPGTVGGLVLIGIVLAALAALLRSERQVGIRAAWAVAVAGFVFAVLSNRSTWAGPATLVYGIALLAAATLGADGARSRVAEQSFGWRQPVAALIALASAVGPLIAATGWMIGGADGPVERRDPAQVPAFVAEESRTRDQARTLVLDSDSTAHVGYMLVRGSGARLGDGELAAGDGENSTLDKIVANLVAGSGADQADQLGGFAVRYVLVHKGAPREVTRVLDATPGLSRLSQQDGSGLWRVDQEVARATIVSGGDSATDEPQPVAAGPVDIHTDIEPGPDGRVLRLADTAAEGWTATLDGKPLSRTTVDGWAQGFELPASGGRLDVTYDDPFTHTVWLWAQGLLAVVLVVLALPGRRRDVDDDLPEEPLIPAEALEGEGRRARRLRAQAEAEAEAGTDTETPAAPADGAPEVPEPPAAPPAPPAPVPQQPAYGEWDSTGYQTEYGTYDAYGQEQYQGGTQQQYDQGAYAQQPYQQGDPYQQEPYPAGAYQDGRGAPYEPDQHAPYAYGEQAQAQPQEGGYDPAYDQAYGQGGNDQAYGQGGYDAPYDPSQPHHPHGTGSERPDGSQQ
- a CDS encoding WhiB family transcriptional regulator, with protein sequence MTELVQQLLVDDADEELGWQERALCAQTDPESFFPEKGGSTREAKKVCLACEVRSECLEYALANDERFGIWGGLSERERRRLKKAAI
- a CDS encoding cysteine dioxygenase, giving the protein MNSDSDLQIAGDILEVPHLLQAPREHPATVAEFAGLARSLADDRSEWEHLVRYDATTRWYHRLRTGPGYEVWLLSWVPGQGSGRHDHGPSSGVWTVLEGTLTEHTERGTRALRAGTQRVFAPGHVHEVVNDALEPAVSLHVYYPGLTEMPMHAPQCSAATSRDAGTGAVTTA
- the cofD gene encoding 2-phospho-L-lactate transferase produces the protein MRIVVLAGGIGGARFLRGLKQAAPDADITVIGNTGDDIHLFGLKVCPDLDTVMYTLGGGINEEQGWGRADETFHLKEELAAYGVGPEWFGLGDRDFATHIVRTQMITAGFPLSAVTEALCDRWKPGVRLIPMTDDRVETHVAVELEGERKAVHFQEYWVRLRASVPAEAVVPVGAEQAKPAPGVLEAIAEADVILFPPSNPVVSVGTILAVPGIREAIADAGVPVVGLSPIVGDAPVRGMADKVLAAVGVESTAAAVAEHYGSGLLDGWLVDTVDAEAVTRVKAAGILCRAVPLMMTDLDTTTQMAREALALAEEVREA